The Oleidesulfovibrio alaskensis DSM 16109 genome has a segment encoding these proteins:
- a CDS encoding HK97-fold major capsid protein has product MKTNQLKIHSQEYMETMARLMSEALESPEGMRALAAAIAAPIEQEIKRKEISSLLLTKHTLPKGERPVYQKKPTVKAHWISKDGDAQEQEVGKDEVEFPTNRIHSNPMVDVSVLKNGNIGTLMDIQTSAADAIRKEMDRRTISVLSSAIPAANTIEVTGDLLTEEALNEAISIIEDLELSVKYIVMRGRRFNDMRGWNLDPQTKLELRQKGVIKNYGTGGILLTASMPLDEIIIVPDEEVGKMPVRENLKTESIDQKTRFKTGWLVWSEIGQGITRPDIMAKVKLVP; this is encoded by the coding sequence ATGAAAACCAATCAGTTGAAGATCCATTCCCAGGAATACATGGAAACCATGGCGCGGCTCATGAGCGAGGCTCTCGAGTCGCCCGAAGGCATGCGAGCGCTTGCCGCCGCCATTGCCGCGCCCATCGAACAAGAGATCAAGCGCAAGGAGATCTCCTCGCTGCTGCTCACCAAGCACACGCTGCCCAAGGGCGAACGTCCGGTCTACCAGAAGAAACCGACCGTGAAGGCCCACTGGATCAGCAAGGACGGCGACGCCCAGGAGCAGGAGGTGGGCAAGGACGAGGTCGAGTTTCCCACCAACCGCATCCACTCCAACCCGATGGTGGACGTTTCCGTCCTCAAAAACGGCAACATCGGCACGCTGATGGACATTCAGACCAGCGCCGCCGACGCCATCCGCAAGGAGATGGACCGCCGCACCATCTCGGTGCTCTCCTCGGCCATCCCGGCGGCCAACACCATTGAGGTCACCGGCGACCTGCTCACCGAAGAGGCGCTGAACGAAGCCATCTCGATCATCGAGGACCTGGAGCTGTCGGTGAAGTACATCGTCATGCGCGGCCGCCGGTTCAACGACATGCGCGGTTGGAACCTCGATCCCCAGACCAAGCTCGAGCTGCGCCAGAAGGGTGTCATCAAGAACTACGGCACCGGCGGCATTCTGCTGACCGCCTCCATGCCGCTGGACGAGATCATCATCGTCCCGGATGAAGAGGTCGGCAAGATGCCGGTGCGCGAAAACCTGAAGACGGAGTCCATCGACCAGAAGACCCGGTTCAAGACCGGCTGGCTGGTGTGGTCAGAGATCGGTCAGGGCATTACCCGCCCCGACATCATGGCCAAGGTCAAACTGGTTCCGTAA
- a CDS encoding phage tail tape measure protein, translated as MNGDLGLGIVVSMKDAFSQNAQRIRGSMMDLDSTVADASERMTRNLDRIQQGTMMLGAGLALMAVPAALVASTAATQKALGELASLGVQDLRAIEDAAESFTNQWSGADKAAFITATYDVKSALSNLSDEAVGVFTSMAAMTAKATKATTQEMVGTFTTAYGIFKPIMADMNDMEWATAFSGAMAQTVASFKTNGTQMADAIKNIGAVAAASNIPLNEQLAVLGQLQTTMPGSEAGTLYKAFIMKAAEAGDELGLSFTDTSGRLKGVVPILQEIKRQFPDLSNAAAQVKLKKAFGSDEAVKFLLQMSAGMESLEGNIQSVGRAMKTGTAVTEQMADAMNQDIGARFLLLRQQVANLSEILGRTLLPVVTPVLGGISRVILFLQRMAKSMPGVTRVVLGLSMALGTILVVAGAVTAAVGMVGLMLPAIKAGFVAISAALAGVGSAVATYFLPVTAIIAGVILSVYLLKRAWETNFGGIQDVITGAWNKVSLVFRGIRELVGSLSGGVGQMSAELAQKLESAGLLGFVVTVFKAYYRVREALAGLWGAFSHAFGRIRAILEPTVRTLMSAYAALASAVFSVVEIFGVAASATDGSSWRTFGTVIGTVAGVLLQGLAFALKIVAWNLSLIVRVLAVVVRSVVWVGKVIVGSLVGATKFIYKFLLPVRMIGEAFMAAGKIVYSVWQVLTGDISLLDGLKAIGGAVYDFLATPFRWARDVVVGVWNFISGIFTSIGRLVADAAGQIGQAILNLPIISTLRDLFATVRSFFAGDTTFFEAGKKLLITLGEGIWSAVTYPFTMLKNALGKLRNLLPFSDAREGPLASLTASGSALLKTLADGMSLTQTLPAKVFGFAARGILSAAAGAWQQIKTAGGNLMDAASAPFRMAGKLWDGLTSGAQSVAAKAGAIFEGLKQSLFGGTPELAITPPQVNAWDALATGAVTVRDRIVATLSAVPGAVGRIFASAGTEGQSLWQRLSSGASAGIQAIKDRSAGIANGLLSSARAMLGVQTPVPQVAERKQPLGAAPPAESIGQRIIESVLSLVPRLDERLVPKALSAMLMLQPVMATAAPPPQPMSGTVQTVAAAVEPVSKSYIQPFAVEPAPEIGSASPAPAGIERPKTAAPTPIAKPLQSGLTETVPSERLIAPARTAPATPLRAEEAGPGLRELLESLLSRLDGLADRPVELSVTTNIDGRKVAEAVYKDLRERKIRNYETL; from the coding sequence ATGAACGGCGATCTCGGACTGGGCATAGTGGTATCGATGAAGGATGCGTTCTCGCAGAACGCGCAGCGCATCCGTGGCTCCATGATGGACCTCGATTCCACCGTGGCGGATGCCAGCGAGCGGATGACCCGCAACCTGGACCGTATCCAGCAAGGCACCATGATGCTGGGGGCGGGACTGGCCCTGATGGCGGTGCCCGCCGCCCTGGTCGCCTCCACCGCCGCGACCCAGAAAGCCCTGGGCGAGCTGGCGTCCCTCGGCGTGCAGGACCTCCGGGCCATCGAGGACGCCGCCGAATCCTTCACCAACCAATGGTCCGGTGCCGACAAGGCCGCCTTCATCACCGCCACCTACGATGTGAAATCGGCCCTGTCCAACCTCAGCGACGAGGCCGTGGGCGTCTTCACCTCCATGGCCGCCATGACGGCCAAGGCGACCAAGGCCACCACCCAGGAGATGGTCGGCACCTTCACCACGGCCTACGGGATATTCAAGCCCATCATGGCCGACATGAACGACATGGAATGGGCGACCGCCTTTTCCGGAGCCATGGCGCAGACCGTGGCCTCGTTCAAGACCAACGGCACCCAGATGGCCGACGCCATCAAGAACATCGGCGCGGTGGCCGCCGCGAGCAACATTCCCCTGAACGAGCAGCTCGCCGTGCTCGGCCAGCTCCAGACCACCATGCCCGGCTCCGAGGCGGGCACGTTGTACAAGGCGTTCATCATGAAGGCGGCCGAGGCCGGTGACGAGCTTGGCCTGTCCTTCACCGATACCAGCGGCCGTCTCAAGGGCGTGGTTCCCATCCTGCAGGAGATCAAGCGCCAGTTCCCCGATCTCTCCAACGCCGCCGCCCAGGTGAAGCTGAAGAAGGCTTTCGGTTCCGACGAGGCGGTCAAGTTCCTGCTGCAAATGTCGGCGGGCATGGAGAGCCTCGAAGGCAATATCCAGTCGGTGGGCCGGGCCATGAAGACCGGCACGGCGGTCACCGAACAGATGGCCGACGCCATGAACCAGGACATCGGAGCCCGATTCCTGCTCCTGCGCCAGCAGGTGGCCAACCTCAGCGAAATCCTGGGACGCACTCTGCTGCCGGTGGTCACGCCGGTGTTGGGCGGCATCTCCCGCGTCATTCTATTCCTGCAACGCATGGCCAAATCGATGCCGGGCGTGACCCGGGTGGTCCTTGGATTATCCATGGCCCTCGGCACCATTCTGGTCGTGGCCGGAGCCGTCACCGCCGCCGTGGGCATGGTGGGACTCATGCTGCCCGCCATCAAGGCCGGGTTCGTGGCCATCAGCGCCGCGCTCGCCGGAGTGGGTTCGGCGGTCGCGACCTATTTTCTGCCTGTCACCGCGATCATCGCGGGCGTGATCCTTTCGGTGTATCTGCTCAAACGCGCCTGGGAAACCAACTTCGGCGGCATCCAGGACGTCATCACCGGGGCCTGGAACAAGGTCTCGCTGGTCTTCCGGGGGATCAGGGAGCTGGTGGGCTCGCTCAGCGGCGGCGTCGGACAGATGTCGGCCGAACTGGCCCAAAAGCTCGAATCCGCCGGTCTGCTGGGCTTCGTGGTCACCGTCTTCAAAGCCTATTATCGCGTTCGCGAAGCCTTGGCCGGATTGTGGGGCGCTTTTTCCCATGCCTTTGGCCGCATCCGCGCCATCCTCGAACCGACCGTCCGCACCCTGATGAGCGCCTATGCGGCGCTGGCCAGCGCGGTCTTTTCGGTGGTGGAGATCTTCGGCGTGGCCGCCAGCGCCACCGATGGGTCGTCCTGGCGTACCTTCGGCACGGTTATCGGCACCGTCGCCGGTGTGCTTCTTCAGGGGTTGGCTTTCGCACTCAAGATCGTGGCCTGGAACCTGTCTCTCATTGTTCGTGTCCTGGCGGTCGTAGTGCGCAGCGTGGTCTGGGTCGGCAAGGTCATCGTCGGGTCCCTGGTCGGAGCAACCAAGTTCATCTACAAGTTCCTGCTACCCGTGCGCATGATCGGCGAGGCCTTCATGGCCGCCGGGAAGATCGTCTATTCCGTCTGGCAGGTGCTGACCGGCGACATCTCCCTGCTGGACGGTCTCAAGGCCATCGGCGGCGCTGTCTACGATTTTCTCGCCACCCCGTTCCGATGGGCGCGGGATGTGGTGGTCGGTGTCTGGAATTTCATTTCCGGCATCTTCACCTCCATCGGACGCCTGGTGGCCGACGCCGCCGGGCAGATCGGCCAGGCGATTTTGAATCTGCCGATCATCAGCACCCTGCGGGATCTGTTTGCCACCGTGCGCTCCTTCTTCGCCGGGGACACCACCTTTTTCGAGGCGGGCAAGAAGCTACTGATCACCCTGGGTGAAGGGATCTGGTCGGCGGTGACCTATCCCTTCACCATGCTCAAGAACGCCTTGGGCAAGCTGCGCAATCTGCTGCCGTTTTCCGACGCCCGCGAGGGACCGCTCGCCAGCCTGACCGCCTCCGGCTCCGCGCTGCTCAAAACCCTCGCCGACGGCATGAGCCTTACCCAGACGCTGCCCGCGAAAGTGTTCGGCTTCGCCGCTCGCGGGATTCTCTCGGCCGCTGCGGGAGCCTGGCAGCAGATCAAAACGGCGGGCGGAAACCTCATGGACGCCGCCTCGGCTCCTTTCCGGATGGCCGGAAAACTCTGGGACGGTCTGACCTCCGGGGCTCAATCCGTCGCGGCCAAGGCCGGTGCCATCTTCGAAGGTCTCAAACAATCCCTGTTTGGCGGCACGCCTGAGCTGGCGATCACGCCGCCCCAGGTCAATGCCTGGGACGCGCTGGCCACGGGAGCCGTCACTGTTCGCGACCGGATCGTTGCCACGCTGTCTGCCGTCCCCGGGGCTGTGGGCCGAATCTTTGCCAGTGCCGGTACCGAGGGTCAATCTCTCTGGCAGAGGCTTTCCAGTGGCGCGAGCGCGGGCATTCAGGCGATCAAGGATCGCAGCGCCGGGATCGCCAATGGTTTGCTCTCCTCCGCTCGCGCCATGCTGGGAGTCCAGACCCCGGTCCCGCAGGTGGCCGAGCGGAAACAACCGCTCGGAGCTGCGCCGCCCGCCGAATCGATTGGGCAACGCATCATCGAAAGCGTGCTCAGTCTCGTGCCGCGTCTGGACGAACGCCTGGTGCCCAAGGCCCTGAGCGCCATGCTGATGCTCCAGCCAGTCATGGCCACGGCCGCGCCACCCCCACAACCGATGAGCGGCACCGTGCAGACCGTCGCGGCGGCCGTCGAGCCGGTAAGTAAGAGCTATATCCAGCCGTTTGCGGTGGAACCGGCACCGGAAATCGGAAGTGCCTCTCCCGCTCCGGCCGGGATCGAGCGGCCCAAGACGGCCGCGCCGACTCCGATAGCGAAGCCCCTGCAATCCGGACTGACCGAGACGGTGCCTTCCGAACGCTTGATCGCTCCGGCCCGCACCGCTCCCGCGACACCCCTGCGGGCAGAGGAAGCCGGTCCGGGGCTGCGCGAACTGCTGGAATCGCTACTCTCGCGCCTCGATGGCCTGGCCGACCGCCCGGTGGAACTGAGCGTGACCACCAACATCGATGGCCGGAAGGTGGCCGAGGCCGTCTACAAGGACCTGCGGGAGCGGAAAATCAGAAACTACGAAACCCTGTGA
- a CDS encoding DUF4406 domain-containing protein: MKRIFVCSPFAGDITRNVKVAEALCRQVMRSGHAPFAPHLLYPTFTDDSVPEQREMGIACGLAYMECCEEVWAFTGNGISSGMRRELDRAGQLGKPIIEIAEV, translated from the coding sequence ATGAAACGCATCTTTGTCTGCAGCCCGTTCGCGGGCGACATAACCCGAAACGTGAAGGTCGCTGAGGCACTTTGCCGCCAGGTCATGAGAAGCGGTCACGCGCCGTTCGCGCCGCACCTGCTGTATCCGACCTTCACCGACGACAGCGTTCCCGAGCAGCGGGAGATGGGCATCGCCTGCGGCCTGGCCTACATGGAATGTTGCGAAGAGGTGTGGGCGTTCACCGGCAACGGAATTTCCAGCGGCATGCGGCGGGAACTCGACCGGGCCGGACAACTGGGCAAGCCAATCATCGAGATCGCCGAGGTGTAA
- a CDS encoding DNA adenine methylase, whose translation MELFATDLERLAFLLEADAALTLDPDTLGTEAAEQSAPEELPPEKRPKYITNYIGSKQKLVDWIWKHTPEGTGTVLDAFSGSAVVAYMYKTKGLQVIANDRLRYCHHAAKAIIENNSVRLSEDEIEALLADNAKAGSFVQDNFKGIFFAKGVHALIDTIRANCDKLSGFKKDIALFGLGKTCMSGKGGFGHFSSSTDYGRRQDTPDEFKDRLRKNLQRINALVFDNDKENKAHRQDINDLLPKAKADLAYFDPPYATEFSTTNYERAYHFVEGLMTYWEGLEIKADTKVKYYETDHKTVTKANASEFFQTFLGNAKHIPNWLISYRDHAYPNEQEMKRIIGSFGKQSRMKSKDHHYAITSKHGEASNAKERLFVCAPGAKASAEREEKPVPMAAAANFHTSIPVDIRLGEGERLATEAMDVGSAGDPQFSFVLCRTGTNKNGDHFTAEELSGRHMTAVNKKVDLQHSQEFNDIVGGIVAADYLEDDNGGRVECVGELYVHDTPAARLAYKLMKRGIISQVSMECDYQEGECSVCHKRFQNKADYCTHLRKFKGRDFNGQPVFEILHGVTFTGLGLLDRKGADENARILQVASLQSQPDQSQPEGDSMMEDKTKPTDDQAAKTESDAAKKKPAQQEGDPARVSDLEKENRQLKAQVAELQKRVQELEAEQKAVACRSRAKKLLTRLEKQGLSFASEEDREAELKRLAELSDEAFAATEAAYERLPKSAKADKDKEEKPTDSDQGGKPAAKASTETPLRSDAGVRPHDVDDRKVSLEDRLRDGFMAAYRNRVGEDSPEHSEINA comes from the coding sequence ATGGAACTGTTCGCCACAGACCTGGAAAGGCTGGCGTTTCTACTGGAGGCCGATGCGGCGCTGACTCTCGATCCCGACACGCTCGGGACCGAGGCCGCCGAACAGTCCGCTCCTGAAGAGCTCCCTCCCGAGAAACGCCCCAAGTACATCACCAACTACATCGGCAGTAAGCAGAAGCTCGTCGACTGGATCTGGAAGCATACCCCGGAAGGCACTGGCACGGTGCTGGACGCCTTTTCGGGATCTGCGGTCGTGGCCTACATGTACAAGACCAAGGGCCTGCAGGTCATCGCCAACGACCGGCTCCGCTACTGCCACCATGCCGCCAAGGCGATCATCGAGAACAACTCGGTTCGCCTGAGCGAGGACGAGATCGAAGCGCTTCTGGCCGACAACGCCAAGGCGGGCAGCTTCGTCCAGGACAACTTCAAGGGCATTTTCTTCGCCAAGGGCGTCCATGCGCTGATCGACACCATCCGCGCCAACTGCGACAAGCTCTCCGGCTTCAAGAAAGACATCGCCCTGTTCGGCCTCGGCAAAACCTGCATGAGCGGCAAGGGCGGCTTCGGCCACTTCTCGTCGTCCACCGATTATGGCCGCCGCCAGGACACCCCCGACGAGTTCAAGGATCGTCTGCGCAAGAACCTGCAGCGCATCAACGCCCTGGTCTTCGACAACGACAAGGAGAACAAGGCGCACCGGCAGGACATCAACGACCTGCTGCCGAAAGCCAAGGCGGATCTGGCCTACTTCGACCCGCCTTACGCCACCGAGTTTTCGACCACCAACTACGAGCGGGCCTACCACTTCGTGGAGGGGCTCATGACCTATTGGGAAGGGCTCGAAATCAAAGCAGACACCAAGGTCAAGTATTACGAGACCGACCACAAGACCGTCACCAAGGCCAACGCCAGCGAGTTCTTCCAGACCTTTCTCGGCAACGCCAAACACATCCCGAACTGGCTGATCTCCTACCGCGATCACGCCTATCCCAACGAGCAGGAGATGAAGCGGATCATCGGCTCCTTCGGCAAACAGAGCCGGATGAAGTCCAAGGATCACCACTACGCCATCACCTCCAAGCACGGCGAGGCTTCCAATGCCAAGGAGCGTCTGTTCGTCTGCGCTCCCGGGGCCAAGGCCAGCGCCGAGCGGGAGGAGAAACCCGTTCCGATGGCCGCCGCAGCGAACTTTCACACCAGCATTCCCGTGGACATCCGGCTGGGTGAAGGCGAACGCCTCGCGACCGAGGCCATGGATGTCGGCTCGGCGGGCGACCCTCAGTTCAGCTTCGTGCTCTGCCGCACCGGGACCAACAAGAACGGCGACCACTTCACCGCTGAGGAGTTGTCCGGTCGGCACATGACGGCCGTGAACAAGAAGGTCGATCTGCAGCATTCGCAGGAGTTCAACGACATCGTCGGTGGCATCGTCGCCGCCGACTACCTGGAGGACGACAACGGCGGCCGCGTGGAATGCGTCGGCGAGCTGTACGTCCACGACACCCCGGCCGCCCGGCTGGCCTACAAGCTGATGAAGCGCGGGATCATCTCCCAAGTCTCCATGGAGTGCGACTACCAGGAAGGCGAATGTTCGGTCTGCCACAAGCGCTTCCAGAACAAGGCCGACTACTGCACACACCTGCGCAAATTCAAGGGCCGTGATTTCAACGGCCAACCCGTTTTCGAGATTCTGCACGGCGTCACTTTCACCGGACTGGGACTGCTCGACCGCAAAGGCGCGGACGAGAACGCCAGGATTCTGCAGGTGGCGTCCCTTCAGAGCCAGCCCGACCAATCCCAACCCGAAGGAGATTCCATGATGGAAGACAAAACCAAACCCACCGATGACCAGGCCGCCAAGACTGAATCTGACGCGGCCAAGAAGAAACCGGCCCAGCAGGAAGGCGATCCTGCCCGCGTTTCCGACCTGGAAAAGGAAAACCGGCAGCTCAAAGCCCAGGTGGCCGAGCTGCAGAAACGAGTCCAGGAACTGGAAGCCGAACAAAAGGCGGTCGCCTGCCGCTCCCGGGCCAAGAAGCTGCTCACCCGGCTGGAAAAGCAGGGACTCTCTTTCGCTTCCGAGGAGGACCGGGAAGCCGAACTGAAACGCCTGGCCGAACTGTCCGACGAAGCCTTCGCCGCCACCGAGGCCGCTTACGAACGCCTGCCCAAATCGGCCAAAGCGGACAAGGACAAGGAAGAGAAACCCACCGACAGCGACCAGGGCGGCAAGCCCGCCGCCAAGGCATCGACGGAAACCCCGCTGCGCAGCGACGCCGGTGTCCGGCCCCACGATGTGGACGACCGCAAGGTATCGCTCGAGGACCGCCTGCGCGACGGGTTCATGGCCGCTTACCGCAACCGTGTCGGCGAGGACTCTCCCGAACACTCGGAAATCAACGCATAA
- a CDS encoding phage tail sheath C-terminal domain-containing protein, translated as MPTYLSPGIYTRETDFSFYVKQISTSSAAMVGVAEKGPINKPVLVTSWEQFINRFGSYINESYLAYAARAFFDNGGSVLYVTRIAHLTDPTDRDTLTALKSSIVLQNREATPADALRIEAVNEGVWGDRLSVSIEDGSLDPTNHFNLVVRHKGDVVEVFKDLSMDETLPNHVELAINDRSDFILIQDLSTATGTPGDRPALGVFTLSGGDNGLTDLADADFIGDPSQHTGLYGFDEIDALNLLMVPGVTTVPVINAGIAYAEGRKDLLFIADTPMHLEPLEAVDFRKGQGMYSHAAFNSSYAALYYPWLEISDPVNSRKKLVPPCGAVAGCIARSDQKTNVWNAPAGIDRGRIFNTLSLAYKTSRGERDVLYPEGVNVIAVFPDTGINIWGQKTLQSQPSAVDRINVRRLMMFMEEAISESSRFVVFEPNHPQTWRALGRLINPFLQDIKDKGGLYDFAFQCDEETNTPAVIDRNEMVARVFVKPTKTAEFIELNFILTSTGADFKEII; from the coding sequence ATGCCGACCTATCTATCGCCCGGGATTTACACCCGGGAAACGGACTTCAGTTTCTATGTGAAGCAAATCTCGACCTCGTCGGCCGCCATGGTCGGGGTGGCCGAGAAAGGTCCGATCAACAAGCCCGTGCTGGTGACGAGCTGGGAACAGTTCATCAACCGTTTCGGCTCCTACATCAATGAAAGCTATCTGGCCTACGCCGCCCGGGCGTTTTTCGACAACGGCGGCTCGGTCCTCTACGTCACCCGCATCGCCCATCTCACCGATCCCACCGACCGGGACACCCTGACGGCGCTGAAGTCTTCCATCGTGCTGCAGAACCGGGAGGCGACGCCCGCCGACGCCCTGCGGATCGAGGCCGTGAACGAAGGCGTCTGGGGCGACCGGCTCTCCGTCTCCATCGAGGACGGCTCCCTTGACCCGACCAACCATTTCAACCTGGTGGTCCGGCATAAAGGCGATGTGGTCGAGGTGTTCAAGGATCTGAGCATGGACGAGACGCTGCCGAACCACGTGGAGCTGGCGATCAACGACCGCTCGGATTTCATCCTGATCCAGGATCTGTCCACAGCAACGGGAACGCCCGGCGACCGCCCGGCATTGGGCGTGTTCACGCTCAGCGGCGGTGACAACGGGCTCACCGATCTGGCCGATGCGGACTTCATCGGCGATCCCTCGCAGCATACCGGCCTCTATGGCTTTGACGAGATCGACGCCCTGAACCTGCTGATGGTCCCCGGCGTCACCACAGTGCCGGTCATCAACGCTGGAATCGCCTATGCCGAGGGGCGCAAGGATCTGCTGTTCATCGCCGACACGCCCATGCACCTGGAGCCGCTCGAAGCGGTCGACTTCCGCAAGGGACAAGGGATGTACAGCCACGCGGCATTCAACTCCTCCTACGCGGCGCTCTACTATCCCTGGCTGGAGATCAGCGATCCGGTCAACTCGCGCAAAAAGCTGGTGCCGCCCTGCGGCGCGGTGGCGGGCTGCATCGCCCGCAGCGACCAGAAGACCAACGTCTGGAACGCGCCCGCCGGTATTGACCGTGGCCGCATCTTCAACACGCTCTCCCTGGCCTACAAGACCAGCCGTGGCGAGCGCGATGTGCTCTATCCGGAAGGGGTCAACGTCATCGCCGTGTTCCCCGACACCGGCATCAACATCTGGGGCCAGAAGACGCTGCAAAGCCAGCCCTCGGCCGTGGACCGCATCAACGTCCGCCGTCTGATGATGTTTATGGAGGAAGCCATCTCGGAATCCTCCCGCTTCGTGGTGTTCGAGCCGAACCATCCCCAGACCTGGCGTGCCCTCGGCCGCCTGATCAACCCCTTCCTTCAGGACATCAAGGACAAGGGTGGCCTCTACGACTTCGCCTTCCAGTGCGACGAGGAGACCAACACCCCGGCGGTCATCGACCGCAACGAAATGGTGGCCCGCGTGTTCGTCAAGCCGACCAAGACGGCGGAGTTCATCGAGCTGAACTTCATCCTGACCAGCACCGGCGCGGACTTCAAAGAAATCATCTAA
- a CDS encoding phage late control D family protein, with protein MDLDTFKPTFLIQIEGQDLSKDITQEITSFVFTDNEEELDVLELSVTDRNLQFVDDPLFQEGNEIVARFGYVGNLSPRKKAVIKDIDYDFPENGDPTIRIKAYDKGFKLAGKENQKVWQKPAPGILYSEIAEQVAAANGLTPVVTATKGTHLRVTQSNISDAQFLKDLAEKARDRDGDGVSGYVFYIQDDELHFHPRELDQTPLLTLEYFTDTKGLLRSFRPSTQSQGAKGAGVETKTVGVDPRKKDVVEHKANNASTPERTALGKQTYLVDGNTGEGSFKEQETGQIVPSFDRSEGFHEEPRQEPAQDSAEGKFREAELRQVEADAATIGIPQLRAKKNVEIKGVGRKFSGIYYCHSVRHSISGAGYLCELKLKKNALGKGAGDKSAESQGKPNDREAPPTPQNEPPAMVTIDADSGAVTQGGGNG; from the coding sequence ATGGATCTGGATACCTTCAAACCGACATTTCTGATTCAGATCGAGGGGCAAGACCTCTCGAAGGACATCACCCAGGAGATCACCTCGTTCGTCTTCACCGACAACGAGGAAGAGCTGGATGTTCTCGAGCTGTCGGTGACCGACCGCAACCTGCAGTTCGTCGACGATCCGCTGTTCCAGGAAGGCAACGAGATCGTGGCCCGCTTCGGCTACGTGGGGAACCTCTCTCCGCGCAAGAAGGCGGTCATCAAGGACATCGATTACGACTTCCCGGAAAACGGTGATCCGACCATCCGCATCAAGGCCTACGACAAGGGCTTCAAACTCGCGGGCAAGGAAAACCAGAAGGTCTGGCAAAAACCTGCTCCCGGCATCCTCTATTCGGAAATCGCCGAACAAGTCGCTGCCGCCAACGGCCTCACCCCGGTGGTCACGGCCACCAAGGGAACCCATCTCCGCGTCACCCAGAGCAACATTTCGGATGCCCAGTTCCTCAAGGATCTGGCGGAAAAGGCCCGTGACCGCGATGGCGACGGCGTGAGCGGCTATGTCTTCTACATCCAGGACGACGAACTCCATTTCCATCCCCGCGAGCTCGACCAGACGCCGCTTCTGACCCTCGAATATTTCACCGACACCAAGGGCCTGCTGCGCTCGTTCCGCCCCAGCACCCAATCCCAGGGAGCCAAGGGCGCGGGTGTCGAGACCAAGACGGTCGGCGTCGACCCGCGCAAGAAGGACGTGGTCGAGCACAAGGCCAACAACGCCAGTACGCCCGAGCGGACGGCCCTGGGCAAGCAGACCTATCTGGTCGACGGCAACACCGGCGAAGGCAGCTTCAAGGAACAGGAGACGGGGCAGATCGTGCCCAGCTTCGACCGCTCCGAAGGCTTTCACGAAGAGCCGCGCCAGGAGCCCGCCCAGGACAGCGCCGAAGGCAAGTTCCGCGAGGCCGAGCTGCGCCAGGTCGAGGCGGATGCGGCAACCATCGGCATTCCCCAGCTACGCGCCAAGAAGAACGTCGAGATCAAGGGCGTGGGCCGGAAGTTTTCCGGCATCTACTACTGCCACTCGGTGCGCCACAGCATCAGCGGCGCTGGCTATCTCTGCGAACTCAAACTCAAGAAGAACGCCCTCGGCAAGGGCGCGGGCGACAAGTCCGCCGAGTCCCAGGGCAAACCCAACGACAGGGAGGCCCCGCCCACGCCGCAAAACGAGCCGCCAGCCATGGTGACCATCGACGCGGATTCCGGCGCGGTCACACAAGGAGGCGGCAATGGGTGA
- a CDS encoding phage tail protein: MPKSLYQNWQFAIEVNGFDVALFHKGQEPKTEFEEVAFAPAGSMFDQKVAGRVKFEDITLEKGNLQDGSDEAAREWIKKQVDVNAVTGGLPADYMRDIDVVRYDRTGNETRRWTLHGAWVKALEYDELEGGNTENTIEKLTICFQYWT; the protein is encoded by the coding sequence ATGCCCAAAAGCCTTTACCAGAACTGGCAGTTTGCCATCGAGGTAAACGGCTTCGACGTGGCCCTGTTCCACAAGGGACAGGAGCCCAAAACCGAATTCGAGGAAGTGGCCTTCGCCCCGGCCGGGTCCATGTTCGACCAAAAGGTGGCGGGCCGGGTCAAGTTCGAGGACATCACCCTCGAGAAAGGCAACCTGCAGGACGGCTCCGACGAGGCGGCCCGCGAATGGATCAAGAAACAGGTGGACGTGAACGCCGTCACCGGTGGTCTTCCGGCTGACTACATGCGCGACATCGATGTTGTCCGCTACGACCGCACCGGCAACGAGACCCGCCGCTGGACACTGCACGGGGCCTGGGTGAAGGCGCTTGAATATGACGAGCTCGAGGGCGGCAACACCGAGAACACCATCGAGAAGCTCACCATCTGCTTCCAATACTGGACCTAA
- a CDS encoding LysM peptidoglycan-binding domain-containing protein, which yields MIGRNSRYARCVLYRDSDGTSLGMRQRIDTTPRHDDRLHTVVEGDRLDLLAHRYLGDARLWWIICDYNDLFFPLALEPGLALRIPSREHVQMRLLD from the coding sequence ATGATCGGCCGCAATTCCCGCTACGCCCGCTGCGTTCTTTACCGGGACAGCGACGGCACCTCCCTCGGCATGCGCCAGCGCATCGACACCACCCCCAGACACGACGACCGCCTGCACACCGTGGTCGAGGGCGACCGTCTGGATCTGCTGGCGCACCGCTATCTGGGCGACGCCCGGCTCTGGTGGATCATCTGCGACTACAACGACCTCTTTTTCCCGTTGGCGCTCGAGCCGGGTCTGGCGCTGCGCATTCCCTCCCGCGAACACGTCCAGATGCGCCTTCTCGACTGA